The Amycolatopsis coloradensis sequence CTCCGCGGCCGCGCGGGCCGACGGGACGAACACGGTCTCCCCCGCGTTCGCGTCGCGACCGAACTCGTGGGCTTCGGTGACGCCGGTCAGGAGGTCGTGTTTGAGGAGAGCGCTGCTGAAGCCTTCGTCGGGGCGGTCCGGTTCGGTGGCGCTCGGGGTGGCGTACAGCTCGGCCGCCGCCGAATAACCGTAGCGGTAAGGCTTTCCGCCGAACCGGCCGTTGAGGCGCGGGAAGTCCTGCGGGCGGCCGTGCAGCAGCGTGCGCGTGGTCCGGTCGGCCGTGAGGTCCGCCGTCCACCGTTCGAGCACGGGCTTCGAGGCGCCGACGTCGGCGAAGTCGATCGGCCGGGGATGCACGACCACGTCCACCACCACGGTTCCGTTGTCCTCGAAGGCGTTCAGGGTGTGCCCGACCATGACGGGCGCGGTCTCGAACCACCGCACCGTCCCGCCCGCTCTCGGCAGCAGCCCCAGCCGTGACGGCAGTTCCCGGTTCCAGTGGAACGGCACGCCCGTCGCCAGGCGTTCGGGCTCGAAGACCATCGGGGACTCGTAGAACACCACGTAGTGCTCGGTGAGCGCGAAGTCGTGCATGTACGGCAGCGTCGGCGCCTTGATGTCGGTGACGCTCCGGTTGCGTCCGTCGGGGCCGATCACGATGTGCTGCACGAAATCCGCGCCGTACCGGAAGGCCAGCGAATGCAGTTCGCCGGTCGCGTGGTCGTACTTGCTGTGCGCGTTGGCGGAGAAACCTTGTTCCGTCGCACCGAGGGCGGCGGGCCCGACGGTGTCGAGTTCGTCGGTCAGCTCGTACGGGGCCAGGCCTCCTTCGATGAGCGCGTAGAGGCGGCCGCCGTGGCCCGCGACCTGGACGTTCGGCGCGAAGTCGAGGCGCTCGTCGGCGACCTGCCCGCGCCGCGGTTCCCCGAGCCGGTCGGCCACGGAGGCCGACCGGACCCAGCGGTTGCGGTACCACTCGGCGCGGCCGTCGCGCAGGCGCACGCCGTGGACCATGCCCTCCCCGAGGGTCCAGATGTGCGCCGAGGCGTCTTCGAGGCCGAGCGGGTTCGGGCCGATACGCAGGTAGCGGCCGTCGAGGTCGTCCGGGATCTTCCCGGTGACGGGCAGATCGAAGGCGGTGATCTCTTCGGTGACCGGGGCGAAGTTGCCGAGGACATAGCGATTCATCGTCGTTCCCTTGCTGCGAGACGTCTTGAACATTTGTATAATACATATGTATAAGACGCTTGTCACAGCCTGCCGCTAGGATCGCCGCATGGGACAACGAGAGGACCTCCTCGACGGGGCCAAGCGCTGCCTGATCGAACGCGGCTACGCGCACACCACCGCCCGGGACATCACCGCGGCCTCGGGAGCGAACCTCGGCTCCATCGGATACCACTTCGGTTCCAAAGAGGCCCTCATGAACGAGGCCATGATCGAGCTGTCCACCGAGGTGGTCGAGCGCCTGCGGAAGCCGGAGGACGCTTCGCTCACCACCACCTGGCAGGACCTTGTCGACTCCTTCACCGAGCAGCGCGACCTGTGGACCGCTGTCCTGGAGAGCGCCACCCAGGCCATCCGCTTCCCGGAACTGCGCGAACGGCTCGCCGACGCCCAGGACGAAGCCCGGAAGGTCCTCGGCGAACGGCTGTCCGCCACCGACGCCGACGCGGCGGGTGCCGTCCAGTTCGCCCTCATCGCGGGCGTGATGATGCAGCACCTCGTCGCGCCGGACCGGGCCCCCAGCGCGGAAACGATCGTCCGCGGCCTGAAGGCCCTCGCCGTCGGCACGGCCTGACTCAGGCCTTCCGCTCCTCGAACAGGGTCAGCAGCCGCTCGGGAATGTCGTCGCCGAAGATGCTTTCGAGCAGGAAGTCCTCCTCCATGGGCGTTTCACAGCGGACGAACATGGCCTGCTCGTATTCGGCGAGCGCGGCCTCGACGTCGCCGGGACGCGCGGCGAGGGCCCGGGCTGGCAGGCACTGTCAGCCGAAGAATCCGACAGTGTCCGCGGACCAGCCGGGGTCGGCGCGGTCACGGTGACCCAGCAGACCCTGTCGATCGCCCGTTCACCGGATCAGTCGCCGATCGTGTGCACGACCCCGCCGGCTCGTCCGACGCGCAAGCCCTCGCGCTGCTCCAGCAGGCGGGCTCAGGCCTTGTCGTGCACGGTGATCGCGTAGCCGTCCGGGTCCGCGAAGGCGAACGTGCGGCCGAACGGCCCGTCGAACGGCTCCGTGAGGATGGTGACGCCGGCGTCGGCCAGCCGGTCGTGCAGGCCTTGCGCGTCGTCGGCGTGCAGCCACATCGCCACCCCTGATCCCGGCCGCGGGGAGATGGCGTCGAGATCCGTGCCCGGCACGGGTTCCCGCACCGCGAACGGGATCGTCTTCGTGCCGAACACCACCGCGTGCGGCGGTGCGACGGGCAGCCTGCTCAGCCCGAGGTGGGTCTCGTAGAACGCGGCGGCACGGTCGAGGTCGCGCACCTGCAGTGAGAAGAAATCGGGTCCGGTCACGGTCATGTCATCCTCCATGTCAGCGTGTTGACATACTGAACGTATGTCATGATGCTGACATGAGTCAAGGCGAGCAGGTCGGGCCCCTGGACCAAGCGGTGGGGTACATGCTGAAACGAGCGGCGACGGCGCTCCGGACGGCGATGGACACCGCGTTGCGCCCCCTCGACCTGACCGTGCCGCAGTACTCCTGTCTCGAAGTGCTCTCGCAGCGGCCGGGGCTGTCCAACGCGGAACTGGCCAGGGCCGTGTTCGTCAGCCGGCAGTCGATGAACCTGGTCCTGCGCGGATTGCAGGACCGCGGGCTCATCACCCGCCCGACGACGGCGCCTCAGGGCCGCGCCCTGCCCAGCACGCTCACCCCCGCCGGACGCGAACGGCTCCGCGCCGCCAGCGGCGTCGTGCGCGCGATCCAGGACCGGATGCTCACGCCGTTTTCGGCGGACGAGCGGGACCGGCTGCTCCACGACCTCGCCGCCTGCGCCGACGCGCTCGCGTCCGAGGAATGACTCAAGACCTCTTGCTCACCAGCGTTTCCGGTTTGAACGCGTACACGTCGGCGCCTTGGACCAGCACGTGCCATTCACCGCAGACCTTGTCGGTCCGGCTTTCCTGTCCCTGCGGCCACCACTGGGCGGCGAGGGTGGCAGGCTGTGTCGCGGCCGCCCCCGGCACGCAGACGGCGGGCAGAGTCCCACCGGTGAACCTCAGGAGCCGCTCCGAACCCGTGGTCCGGATGACTTCGGTGACCGACGTCGCCCCGTCCGGCACCCACTCCGGCAGGCGGGCGTCCTCGTTCCGCTTGCCCTCCGCGCCGGTCGCGTAGCCGACCGTCTTGACGTGCCCGTTCGCCTTTTCGGTCAGCCCTTCCTTGAGACCGCATCCGGACAGGGCGACCGTGGCCGTCGCGGCGGTGAGGACCGCCGCGGTGATCTTCGTGTTCATACGATCGAGTCAACCTCGCGAAACCGTCCGCGGGATCGGACTTTCGGCCCGCCCGCGCCGCCATCCGGCCGATCTCCACGACGGATAACCGCCAGCGATCGGCGACGCCGCGCACCATAGTGGCCGTCGTGACAACGACACCAAACGCCCTGTCCGTGCTCAAGGGCATGTACGCGGCCGAAGCCGAGTACCTCGCCGCGGGCGGTCCCGGCGAGGCCGCCTTCGCGCCGCTCGCCCCGTTCTTCTCCCCCGCCGTGGTGCTGCACCAGGCGGATTCCTTGCCCTACGGCGGAATCTGGCGCGGCCACGAGGGAATGGAGCGGTTCTTCGCCGCGATGAGCGACACCTGGGGCGTCTTCGACATGGTGGAGCAGAGCTTCCTGAGCGAGACCAGCCCGCTGGTCGTCCTGACCCACGTGCACGCCCGTGCCAGGGCCACCGGCCGCGAGCTGGACTTCCCGATCCTGCAGACGATCACCGTCGAGGACGGGCGCATCACCGAGGTGCGGCCGTTCTACTGGGACACCGCGGCGATCGCGGCGGCCTGCACGAACTACCATTCCGCTGATGACCGCCTACCAAGATCTTGAGCTGTTCGAGGAAGCCGCTTCCCTGCCGGAACGGCAACAGAAGATCCTGCTGACCATCCGCGAATGGGTGATGGAGTACGGATACTCGCCGAGCACACGCGAGATCGGTGAAGCGGTCGGGCTCCGCTCGACGTCCTCGGTGTCGAAGCACCTCGCGGCCTTGGAGGAGAAGGGCTTCCTCCGCCGCAGCAGCTCGATCTCCCGCCCCATCGACGTCCGCGCCTTCCTGCACGGCACCACGTCGAAAGCGTCCACAGAGGACTCCGTTCCGGTGCCCGTCGTCGGTGACATCGCCGCGGGAACGCCGATCTCGGCCGTCGAGCACGTCGACGACGTGATGACCCTGCCGCGTGAACTCACCGGGCGCGGCAACGTCTTCGGGCTGCGGGTGCGCGGTGACTCGATGATCGACGCGGCGATCTGCGACGGTGACATCGTCGTGGTGAAGCAGCAGCAGGAGGCGCACTCCGGCCAGATCGTCGCCGCGATGATCGACGAAGAGGCCACGGTCAAGGTCTACCGCCGCCGCGACGGCCACGTGTACCTCGAACCGCGCAACCCCGCCTACGACGTCATCGACGGGGACCGCGCGAGCGTGCTCGGCGTCGTGGTGTCGGTCCTGCGCAGCGTCTGACACTTTTCTGTCGGTGGTCCGGAGTAGCTTCCGGACCATGTACGAAATCGACTTCGTCGAGTTCCCGTCGAGTTCGGCGGCGGGCTCGGGCGAATTCTTCGAAACGGCCTTTGGATGGACGGCGGCGGCGTACGGCCCGACGTACACCGACGTCCAGGGCGGCGGTGTGGTCTCGTTCGGTTTCCAGCAGGACACCGCGCGGCGGACGGCCGCGCCGCTGGTGACGATCCGCACCGACGACCTCGAACGGGCGAAGGATTCCGTCGAGGCCGCGGGCGGAGTCGTCACGGCCGAGCCGTTCTCGTTCCCCGGCGGGCGCCGGTTCCACTTCCGCGAGCCCGGCGGCGCCGAACTCGCGGTGTGGTCCCCGGATTCCTGACCTCAAGCGGCGAAGCCGAGCACCAACGAGGCGGCGACGGGCGCCATGTACATCAGCGGGAACGCGACGTGCGACGGCCAGCGCGCGCGGAGCACGGTGATCACGGCGCCGGCGAAGTAGAGCACCAGGCCGATCCCGGCCGCGACGCCGAGCACGGGCACCCACAGGCCGGCGATCAGGCCGAGCGCACCCGCCGCCTTGGCGACGCCGAGCGGCGTCCACCAGCCGCGGGGAACGCCGTAGTCGGCCAGCGGCTGTACGACCCACTTGGCGCGGAAGAAGATCGAGGCGGCCGAGAAGGCGGCCATGATGGCTCCGACGACGGTGACGATGACATAGGCGGTGGTCATTTCGGTTTCTCCTCGGGTTCTCGATGGTTCGCCGGGTTGACCCCCGCCGCTCGCCGGATGTGACGACCTGGCGGCGGAGGCGCCCATGACCCATGTCACATCCCGGGACGGCACACCGATCGCCTGCGAACGGGCGGGCTCCGGGCCCGCCGCCATCCTGGCGGGCGACGGTCTCGACGACGGCTCCGAGAACCCTCCGCTCGTCCCGGAACTGGCCGGGCGGTTCACCGTGCTCAACTACGCGAGGCGAGGGCGAGGCGAAAGCGGCGACGCCCCGCCGTACTCGGCGCACCGGGAGATCGAAGACCTCGACGCGCTCATCACGGCCGCGCTCCCGGACGCGACAAGGCGGATCGTGGCGGGGCAGAGCTACGTCGCCGATCCGAAGGTGTTCGCGGGCTTCTTCGCCTGACTAGTTTTGGAGCAATCGTTCTCTTATTGTTTTAGAGCAAGTGCTCTGTTACTGTCGCCCCATGCCCCGGCCCCGCGTGCACGACCTGGACAGGCTGCTCGACGCGGCCGAACGCCTCGTCGTCGAGACGGGCGCCCACGGAGTCACCGTCCGGTCCCTCGCGGCCGCCGCGGGAGTGTCCAACGGCACGATCTACCACGCCTTCGGCTCACTCGGCGCCTTGCTGGCCCGCGTCTGGCTCCGTGCGGCGGGCGAGTTCCTCGACCTCCAGACCGAGCTGTCGGATCAAGCGGAAGACCCGGTCGAGGCGGTCACGGCCGCGGCGGGCACACCGGCCGCGTTCGCCGACCGGAGGCCGGAGGCGGCCCGCCTGCTCATCACCGTCAAGAAGGAAGACGTACTCGGCCCGCAGGTCCCCGACGACCTCGCGGGCGAACTCCTGGCACTCGACAAACGCCTGATCGCGCTCCTGGTCCGGCTCGCCGAGCGGCTCTGGGACCGGCGGGACGCGCAAGCCGTCGAGGTGCTGACCACCTGCGTGGTCGATCTGCCGAAAGCCCTGTTCCGCCGCGCGTTCGCCGCGGGCGAGCCGATCTCCGAAGACTCCCGCACCCGGCTCACCGCCGCGGTCCGCGCCATACTCCTGCTCCCACCCCCACGAAAGGATTGACATGCCCACGCTGCGCCAAGACGCCCCGGTGTTCCTGCTGGACCTCGGAGACGACGAGAACCGCTTCTCGCCCTCCTGGCTGGAAACCGTCCATTCCCAGCTGGACACCGTCGTCGCCTATCCGGATCCGGCCGTGCTGGTCACCGTCGGCTCCGGGAAGTTCTACTCGAACGGCCTCGACCTCGAATGGCTCACCAGCAACCCCGCACAGGCCGCGCAGTACGTCGCCGACGTCCACGAACTGCTGGCCCGCGTGCTCACCCTCGGCGTGCACACGGTCGCCGCGATCAACGGGCACGCGTTCGGCGCCGGGGCCATGCTGGCGATGGCGCACGACTTCCGGGTGATGCGCGCCGACCGCGGGTACTACTGCTTCCCCGAAGCGGATATCAACATCCCGTTCACGCCGGGGATGGCGGCGCTGATCCAGGGCAAGCTCACCCCCACCGCCGCGATCGCGTCGATGACCACGGGGCGGCGGTTCGGCGGGACGGACGCGCGTGACCTGGGGCTCGTCGACGCCGTCGCCGAGAAGCCCGCGCTGCTGGAGTACGCGACCGACCTCGTCCGCCCGCTGGCAGGCAAGGATCGCGGCACGCTGTCCGCGATCAAGACGACGATGTTCAGCCCGGCCGTCACCGCGCTTCGCGCCAAGTAGCCGTCGTGCGCACCGACGACGCGGCGTTCGATCGCCTGGTCGAGCCGTTGCGCCGCGAGCTGCACGCCCACTGCTACCGACTGCTCGGCTCGGCCCACGACGCCGACGACGCCCTGCAGGACGCGCTCCTGCGAGCCTGGCGGGGGATGGACCGGTTCGAGGGCCGCAGCTCGATGCGCACCTGGCTCTACACCATCGTCACCCGCACCTGCCTGGACATCGCGGCCGCCCGCGGCAACCGGGCCTTGCCGATGGACCTGGGCCCGTCGAGCGAGCGAGTCGTGTTCGAAGACGCCCCGGCGACCGAGGTGGCGTGGCTCGGCCCGTACCCCGACGCACCGGACGCCAGGTACGAGCGGCGCGAGGCCGTCGAGCTGGCCTTCGTCGCCGCGCTGCAGCACCTGCCTGGCAACCAGCGGGCCGCGCTGGTGCTCTTCGACGTCCTCGGTTTCTCCGCCGCCGAAATCGCGTCCACAATGGACACTTCGGTCGCGGCGGTGAACAGCGCGCTGCAACGCGCGCGGGCGATCGTGGCCGAGAAGGTCCCGGCGCCCGAGGGGCAGCGGAAGCTCGAAGACACCCGGACACGCGAGATCGCGGCGGACTTCGCGTCCGCGCTGGAGCGTGGCGACGCCGACGCTCTCGTGGCGTTGCTGACCAAGGACGTCACCTGGTCCATGCCCCCGCTCATGCGCTGGTACAGCGGCATCGAGGCCGTGACCGGCTTCGCCGTCGCGGTCCCGCTGGGCCGGTGCCCGAGCTGGCGCACCGAGGTCCTCACCGCCAACGGGCAGCCTGCCGTCGCCTGCTACCTGGGCGAATCGGCCGACGCCGTCCATCGAGCCTGGTCCATCAACGTGCTTTCCCTGCGCGAAGACCGGATCCGCGGGATCACCTCGTTCCTCGACGCGGACCTGTTCGCGCGGTTCGGCCTTCCCCCGGCGAAGGCCTGAGCATGCGCAAGAGGGTGTTGATCACGCTGACGGTGGCCGTCACCATCGTCGGTGTGGTCTTCGGTGGCGCGTTCGCCTTCCAGCGCAAGCTGATCTACCTCCCCGAGGCAGGTCCGCTCGCCGGTGCCGCCGACGTCCTGCCCGGCGGCAGGGACGTCACGCTCACCACCGCGGACGGGCTGGGCCTGGCGAGCTGGTACTTCCCGGTCACCGGCGCGAAGGCGACCGTGCTGGTCGCGCCGGGCAACGCCGGGAACCGGTCGTACCGCGTGCCGATGGCCCGCGCGCTGACCGCGCGCGGGCTCTCGGTGCTGCTCTTGGACTATCGCGGATACGGAGGCAATCCCGGAGAGCCGTCCGAGGACGGCCTCGCGCTGGACGTCCGTGCCGCGCAGGACTTCCTGGTACGCGAGGCCGGGACGCCGCTGATCTACTTCGGCGAGAGCCTCGGCTCCGCGGTCGTCACCGAACTGGCCGTCGAGCGGCCGCCGTCCGCACTCGTGTTGCGTTCGCCGTTCGCCGACCTCGCGTCGGTCGGACAGCGGCACTATCCGTTCCTGCCGGTCCGCTGGCTCCTGCGGGACGAGTTCCCGACGAGGGACAACGTCGCGCGGGTGAAGGCACCGGTGATCGTCGTGTACGGCGCCGCGGACTCGATCGTCCCGGCCGAGCAGAGCCGCGCCGTGGCGCGGGCGGCCGGTGCCGAGGTGATCGAGGTCCCCGGCGCCGATCACAACGATCCGGCGTTGTCCGACGGACCGGAACTGATCGGCGCCATCGCGGGCGCGGTTCGCTGACGGGCTCAGCCCCGGCTTGCGCTCCGGCCCAGTGACAGGGAGTGGCCGGGGTTGAGCTTGCGGCCGAGACGGTCGGCCTTGGGCCAGCGGACGTCCGTCGCCCAGCCCGCCTTCTCGAACAGCCAGATCAGCCGCGCCGAGATGTCGAGCTGGCCACGGCGGACGCCGTGCCGGGCGCCGGTGGGGTCGGCGTGGTGGGAGTTGTGCCAGGACTCGCCCATCGAGGCGATCGCGAGCGGCCAGAAGTTCGCGGATTTGTCGCGGGCGGCGAACGGGCGGTCGCCGATCATGTGACAGAGCGAGTTCACCGACCAGGTGACGTGATGCAGCAGCGCCACGCGGACCAGGCTCGCCCAGAAGAAGGCGGTGACCGCGCCCCACCACGACATCGTGATCACGCCGCCGAGGACGGCGGGCGCGAGCAGCGTGACGACGGTGAGCAGCGGGAACAGGCGATCGATCCGGGCGATGTCACGGTCGGCGAGCAGATCGGGGGCGAACCGCTGCGCGTTGGTCTTCTCGCGATCGAAAAGCCACCCCATGTGGGCGTGCCAGAAGCCGCGGGCCAGCGCGGCCGGGGTGGTGCCGAACCGCCACGGTGAGTGGGGGTCGCCCTCGCGGTCGGCGAAGGCGTGATGGCGCCGATGGTCGGCGACCCAGCCGATGACCGGGCCCTGCATGGCCATGCTGCCGGCGACCGCGAGGGCGATCCGCAGGCCGCGGTTGGCCTTGAAGGCGCCGTGGGTGAAGTAGCGGTGGAAACCGATGGTCACGCCGAGACCGGTGAGGAAGTAGAACCCGGCGGCCAGGCCGAGGTCCACCCAGCCGAGGCCCCAGCCCCACGCGAAGGGGACGGAGGCGGCGAGCGCCAGCAGGGGCACTACCGCGAACAGCTTGACGAGAAAGTTTTCGGTGGGGGTCTGCTCCCCGGACAGCAGGGGCTGTGGCGCCTGCCGCTCTTCGCTGTCCGGGTGTCTTAGAACTGAAGTCATATCGTCGCTTCTTGTCGATGGCCAGGACTGGTATCGGCGGTGTCAGCCGATGTCACGGCGCGACGCACGGAACGCGACGCCCGCGACGAATTCTGCGCGAGCGTGCTTGGACAACACGACACCCAAAACGTTGGTCTTCTCCGGTCAACGAGCGGCGTCGGCCGAAGGTTCCGGTGTGGGATACGAGGGTTCGCGAAAAAGATCCCGGTATCGCTCACCTTGAGGGGTCGCGGGATCGTGACGCTCGACCTGGGTGTCGAGCGGGTGGCTGAACAACGCACTGTCGGTGCTGTGAGTTTTGACGGTGAAACCTTTCGAAGGGACCGCGGGTCCGCGGTCTTCGGCGAGGCCGGGGGCGAATTCCACCCGCCTCGTGCCGGATCGGCGTCGCGCTGTGAAAGCCCGGCCATCCCCCACGATACACGCCCCGGGGCCGGAACCCCAGGGCGTCCGCATCGATCAGCCGGGTGCCGTCACGTTGAGCGCCGCCACGAGCGTCCGCTCTTCGTGGGCGAAATGCGCTTCGAGCGTCCCCGCGAGCGCGTCGAACTCGTCGCGCAAGCGAACGGGGTCACTCTCACCGTGGACGTACCCCTCGACGAGCTTCCGGATCCGCTTCTGCAGGTCCGCGACGACGACATGGTCCTCCCCGAGTTCGGTCAACACCGGCGCGAGCGCCGGGAACCGTTGCGCCAGCATGGGAAACGCTCCCATGTCCTCGCCGGTATGATGTTCGGTCAACGCCTCGCAGAACGAAACACAGTGCGCCCGCAGGGACTTCTCCATGAAGAGCGTGTCCGCACGCCCGGCCACGAGGTCGTCCACCCCGGCGCGCAGCGTCTTGAGCTCCTCCCGCAACCAGTCGTGGACCTCCACCAGGAAGTCCCCCAACCCCCGCACCCGGTCGTCGATCCGGTGCAGGATCACGACCGGCAGCACGCGCGTCGTTTTCGCCTGATACTCAGCGAAACCCGGCTCCGCGGCGACGATCTTCGCGAACAGCGCGTCACGCTCCGCCGCGGGCGGAACGGCCGCGACGGCCTCGTAGGTCTCGATCCCCGTCTCGATCGTGACCCGGTGGTCACGACGGATGTTGTGATACCAGCCCGGATGCGCCGGCGCCCCCATGTTCGAAGCGACGACGACGATCTTGCCGTCGATTTCGAGATATCCCAGCGGATTCGTTCGCCGCTCACCACTCTTGGCGCCGATGGTGGTGAGCAGGATCAGCTGCCACCCCTCGAACATGCCGCCGAGCTTTCCCTTGCTCCGCCTGAATTCTTCGATCACCTGGTCGTTGAAGCCGGTCAATGCGATCCTTTCCCGTCGATGTGTCGACAGGAGGGCGCGGAACCGCCACCGGAAGAGCGCACACGAGCCTGGACGCACCCGATTTTCGGGCGCATCGCATGGAGTCGTCATCCCACGACGCGGGGATGACCGAATACGAGAAACGGTGTGTGCCGATCTCTGGTGGCCGAGTAGCCGCTACCTCCATGCGTAGGCCCATACGGGGCTCGAGGACGACATTAGCACGGGACCGGGCCGATGCGCACCTGCCTTGCCTCGTGCGGTTGCCTTCACTTAAGAGAAAGACACTCTCCGCGCACTAAAGGCGCTTCGCCGCTTTAAGACCCCCTTCGCGGATGCCATTTTGGCAATTTCCCATGTTGGACTGTTTGAACTAGCGCAGGTGTTCGATTCGGAGTAGCTTCGGTGTTGTGGCCAGCAACGATGTATCTCCGGGGACGTCCACCGTGTGGTGGCGCGTCGATACTGCAACGCTGCATGCCCGCAAGCAGGAATTGGAAGTCATCAAGCGTCGGGCGGATGCGGAGCAGAACGCGATCCTGGCAGAAATCAATTCCCGCGGCGTTCGCGGATGCGGCGGGCATTCGACGTTGTCGGCGCTGATATTCGAGGACTTCTTGGTGACGGACAAGGAAGCCGGCGACCGCGCCGATCGGGTCCTCGCTTTGCATCCCGGCTCGGCTATCGGCGGAGACCCCGAACCACCGCTGGCCCCGTTGACCGCCCAAGCAGCCGCCGAGGGCGCGATCGGCGGGTCGCAGATCGACGCGATCATCCGCACCCTCGCCCGTATTCCGTCCACCGTGCCGGAGGAAGACGTACGAGCCGGAGAGAAGATCCTGGTCGAGTTGGCTCGGCGTGCGGGGCCGCGGCAGATCGCCCGTGCCGGACGCCGCCTGCTGGACGAACTCGACCCCGACGGCAAAGAACCCCGCAACGAAGACCCCAAAGACACCCGTCCAGAGTTGCGGTTCGTCAAACACCGCGACGGCACCCTCGGCCTGAAAGCCAGACTCGATCTCGAAACCTATGCGCGGTTGAAGACCACCAGCTGGAACCTCCCCGGCCAAGCCGGGGAAGCCACGCACATCCTGGTCACCATGTCCTACGACGACCTCATCCGGGACCTCGGCGAAGCACACCTCGACCTCGTCGGGCCGATCAGTGCCACCGACGCGAGGATCCTCGCCTGTGATGCGCGGGTGCGCCCGGGTGTTCTCGGTACCGCGGGCGAACCGCTCGACATAGGGCGGTCGAAACGGACCGTGTCGCTGGCGCAGAAGTACGCGCTGACGATCCGCGACTGCGCCTTCCCCGGCTGCGATATGCCGGTACCCCGCTGTACGGCCCATCACATTGTTTTCTGGCGCCACCACGGCGAAACGAAGATCGACAACCTCGTGCTGCTGTGCACGAAGCACCACCGGTTGATCCACCACAGCGAATGGAAGGTCCAGATCGCCCAGGACGGCCTGCCGGAGTTCACCCCGCCCGCCTACCTCGACCCCACCGGAACACCCAGGCGCAACACCATGCACCTCAGGACATAGGCCGACCCGATCGGCCCCTTCGGTCGCGCCCCCTTGAGGGAAGTCGAACTTGTCGCCACATGTCCAACTGTCCACAAGAGACCCCTGGTCGAGCCCAAATAAAGGGGGACCGTGAGTGATGAGGAGCGTTAGAACGCTACTCATCACTCACGACCCCAGGCAGAAGGGTACCTAGGGATATCAACACACACCCAGAGTGTCCATTGTGGATACAGAAGGTAGGGCTGGCCGCCTCGCCCAGTCCGGGACCATGCCGCGAAGGCCTCTCCGCACTTGATGCCAGCGTAGAAGGCCCGGTGTGCGGGCGGGCTTGGTCACACCTGGCCTAACTCGATAGCCCAACGCCCCCATCTCCGCCACGTTGCGAAAGAGGCTTTCGCAACACGACCGACCCGCTCGCCCGACCGCCCATCAGAACCCGGCGTGAAGGGCCCTTTCCCCGCATCAGATGCGAGGAAAGTCCCCTTCACCCCTGCCCCAACGAGCCACGAAACCCGGAGGAACCCCTAACCCAAAGCCAACTCCCCCACCACCTGGTCCCCGCTCATCTCCCCGGTCAACCGGAACCCGAGCCTCAGGTAGAAGCGCTCGGGTCCGTCGCCGCCTGGGTGCCAGCAGGCGGTGAGACGGTCGCCGCCCCGGCGGCGGATCTCGGCGGCCACGGCCTCGACCGCGAACCTGCCGTAGCCCCGGCCCTGCTCGCCTGCCGCGATGTTGAGCCGCCAGAGGCCCGAGCGGATGTCCGCGCCCGTTCCGTCGCCGGCGAAGTCGATGTCCAGGAAGGCCATGAGGAACCCGACCAGCCG is a genomic window containing:
- a CDS encoding sigma-70 family RNA polymerase sigma factor — translated: MRTDDAAFDRLVEPLRRELHAHCYRLLGSAHDADDALQDALLRAWRGMDRFEGRSSMRTWLYTIVTRTCLDIAAARGNRALPMDLGPSSERVVFEDAPATEVAWLGPYPDAPDARYERREAVELAFVAALQHLPGNQRAALVLFDVLGFSAAEIASTMDTSVAAVNSALQRARAIVAEKVPAPEGQRKLEDTRTREIAADFASALERGDADALVALLTKDVTWSMPPLMRWYSGIEAVTGFAVAVPLGRCPSWRTEVLTANGQPAVACYLGESADAVHRAWSINVLSLREDRIRGITSFLDADLFARFGLPPAKA
- a CDS encoding alpha/beta hydrolase, whose translation is MRKRVLITLTVAVTIVGVVFGGAFAFQRKLIYLPEAGPLAGAADVLPGGRDVTLTTADGLGLASWYFPVTGAKATVLVAPGNAGNRSYRVPMARALTARGLSVLLLDYRGYGGNPGEPSEDGLALDVRAAQDFLVREAGTPLIYFGESLGSAVVTELAVERPPSALVLRSPFADLASVGQRHYPFLPVRWLLRDEFPTRDNVARVKAPVIVVYGAADSIVPAEQSRAVARAAGAEVIEVPGADHNDPALSDGPELIGAIAGAVR
- a CDS encoding acyl-CoA desaturase, which translates into the protein MTSVLRHPDSEERQAPQPLLSGEQTPTENFLVKLFAVVPLLALAASVPFAWGWGLGWVDLGLAAGFYFLTGLGVTIGFHRYFTHGAFKANRGLRIALAVAGSMAMQGPVIGWVADHRRHHAFADREGDPHSPWRFGTTPAALARGFWHAHMGWLFDREKTNAQRFAPDLLADRDIARIDRLFPLLTVVTLLAPAVLGGVITMSWWGAVTAFFWASLVRVALLHHVTWSVNSLCHMIGDRPFAARDKSANFWPLAIASMGESWHNSHHADPTGARHGVRRGQLDISARLIWLFEKAGWATDVRWPKADRLGRKLNPGHSLSLGRSASRG
- a CDS encoding nitroreductase/quinone reductase family protein, encoding MTGFNDQVIEEFRRSKGKLGGMFEGWQLILLTTIGAKSGERRTNPLGYLEIDGKIVVVASNMGAPAHPGWYHNIRRDHRVTIETGIETYEAVAAVPPAAERDALFAKIVAAEPGFAEYQAKTTRVLPVVILHRIDDRVRGLGDFLVEVHDWLREELKTLRAGVDDLVAGRADTLFMEKSLRAHCVSFCEALTEHHTGEDMGAFPMLAQRFPALAPVLTELGEDHVVVADLQKRIRKLVEGYVHGESDPVRLRDEFDALAGTLEAHFAHEERTLVAALNVTAPG
- a CDS encoding HNH endonuclease signature motif containing protein codes for the protein MASNDVSPGTSTVWWRVDTATLHARKQELEVIKRRADAEQNAILAEINSRGVRGCGGHSTLSALIFEDFLVTDKEAGDRADRVLALHPGSAIGGDPEPPLAPLTAQAAAEGAIGGSQIDAIIRTLARIPSTVPEEDVRAGEKILVELARRAGPRQIARAGRRLLDELDPDGKEPRNEDPKDTRPELRFVKHRDGTLGLKARLDLETYARLKTTSWNLPGQAGEATHILVTMSYDDLIRDLGEAHLDLVGPISATDARILACDARVRPGVLGTAGEPLDIGRSKRTVSLAQKYALTIRDCAFPGCDMPVPRCTAHHIVFWRHHGETKIDNLVLLCTKHHRLIHHSEWKVQIAQDGLPEFTPPAYLDPTGTPRRNTMHLRT
- a CDS encoding GNAT family N-acetyltransferase → MTSTLRLAEVTAANIDAAIELKVQPEQSPLVAPVVKSLAEAYVHPGVAWPRLIFDGDRLVGFLMAFLDIDFAGDGTGADIRSGLWRLNIAAGEQGRGYGRFAVEAVAAEIRRRGGDRLTACWHPGGDGPERFYLRLGFRLTGEMSGDQVVGELALG